Part of the Mauremys mutica isolate MM-2020 ecotype Southern chromosome 1, ASM2049712v1, whole genome shotgun sequence genome is shown below.
AGATAGAGCCTTACACAACCGGCTGCTTTGCTGAGCATCACCTCCCCCTGGAGCCCCGCGGGGAAGGAAGGAAGCCGAccctgggagacagagagagacacacaccagCTTCCTGAACTTGTCCTGTACCGCAGCACTAAGCCAGCCTCCCCCCCGCAAGGGATCTTCGCTGCCGGCggctgctgccggctgctgctgccgccccgGCGGTGTGTTGGGCGTTCGGCGGGgatgtggccaggcagctccgggggTCTGAGCCAGCGGTCCGGCTCCTGCTCGGGATTTTTGTAAGTTTCAGCTTTCCTTCTGGGGTCTTTGCACTTCCTCGTCAGCGATCTCCTCCCCTTAAACAAGCCGAACAAAGTAAGATCAGGTGCCTGCAGGCGTCGTTCTCCCTTTGAAATGGAAGGATCAACAGTGGGGCGttttctctccttgaaagcgGAGAGGATTCCTCCCCCCAGGTTAGGTCGGGTTGAGGGAGGGTACGGAggggattttgttgttgttaatttaCACATATTCTATTTATTTAGTGTTGCATCGTATTCATTAGTAACATTTGAGGGGGGGGACTGGAAGAGATTAGGTGAAATGTAGATGCATTATGATGgtaattgcgggggggggggggaggtgcaaaGCACCATGCCGGTTTTCAGTGCCAGACCAGCTTTTTAGGATTTTAATCGCAtgcataaaataaaatgtttattttaatgttcattattattatttgcttgatttggatggggggggggaaccctccCTATCTCAACAAGTGGTCAATAATTTCCCAGCCAGGTAATGTAATATTTCCCCACACATTTCTATTTTAATCTGAAATACATGAtgctttgggaccagactgtcAGCCCTTATTCATACCAGTTGtcttactgacttcagtagggctattTGGAAAGGCTCACCTAGGTGAGCTCCACTATTGTGCCCTTGTTAaataagggtcagattctgcaaATTTGTAAGCATGCAAGTAacacttactcacatgagtactCCCATTCAGCAgtaggggcaaaagacatatctggctttaagactaagcttgataagtttatggaggggatggtatgatgggatagcctaattttggcaattaatttggcaattgatctttgattatcagcaggtaagtatgcccagtggtctgtgatgggatgggatctgaattactacagagaattctttcctgggtgctggctggtgagtcttgcccacatgctcagggtttaactgattgccatatttggggtcgggaaggaattttcctccagggcagattggcagaggccctggaggttttttgccttcctctgcagcatggggcacgggtcacttgctggaggattctctgcagcttgaggtcttcaaaccgcaatttgaggacttcaataactcagacataggttaggggtttgttacaggagtgggtgggtgagattctgtgacctgcgttgtgcaggaagtcagactagatgatcataatggtcccttctgaccttaaagtctatgagtaatcACTTGCGTGCAGTTGCTTGCATGGTTAACTGTCTAGGTAGGATCTGGCCTTAGAGCATGGATCATTATTTACTTTGGTGCACAGTTATAAGGCCTTTCTGTGGCTTTCCTCATTCTGCCAGTGTCCAAAATAAATcactatttttattcattttatgaTTTGGCCCTAACTGCCTTTATAACAATCACAGTCTAAAATGAGCATATAATAGCACTGTGGAataatcttacagtgacatttaaCTTAACAACTGTTCCCACAAGGACCATCTACTCCACATGCCTATCACTTTTATTATCTGGGAAAAATGGGAAATAGATGGCAAACTAGATCTTGTTCTTTCTCTCCTCAGGATGTAGGAAGACAGATAAGGGACAAAAGGGAGACCAGTGGAAAAGCACTTGTGTCCTGCTAGGTGGACTATGGTGGCAGGAAGATGTTGGCCAGGAAAAGTATCATCCCTGAAGAATATGTGCTGGCACGGATTGCTGCTGAGAACCTTCGCAAGCCACGCATCCGGGACCAGCCTCGCAAAGCTCGTTTCATTGCCAAGAGCGGGGCATGCAATTTGGCTCACAAGAACATCCGCGAGCAGGGCCGCTTCTTGCAAGACATCTTCACCACCCTGGTGGACCTGAAGTGGCGCCACACGCTGGTGATCTTTACCATGTCCTTCCTGTGCAGCTGGTTGCTCTTTGCCATGATATGGTGGCTGGTGGCTTTTGCCCATGGAGACATGTATGCTAGCACCGAGAACTGTACAAGCAGTACTAAGTGGACACCATGCGTGACGTGTGTCAGGTAAAGTACAGTAGAAGGTATAAGGAATAGCAATGATGTGAGTGCCATGCTGCCCAAACCTAAAACTAGGCTTTGGTTTACTTAAACTGTTCTGTACAGTATAGTCAACTGAAAAGTTGAGTGTTCTCCACTAGATTCCACCAAATCCTACAAACACCCCAGGCTTGGGAAATACTGTACCTCAGAATTCTTTCATCCTTACCAGATCTCCTAGAATCTGATAGTGACAGAGACCCTGCTGCTTTTCAGATGTCTCTACAGTATGTTGATAACTTTCCATGCGTGTAAAGATAGAGCCTGCTTCAACAAAGTGGCTCTTAGGTGTGTGTTGTCAATGGTTTATTCCTGTCTACATCAATAACACTACCTTGAACATAATGTGGTCCATAATGAATTTCACCCCATGACACAACAAGAAATAGCTTATCTTGAGAACTATATTTTAGCTTCGGAAAATCAGTCCAAACTTTCATAGATGACTACTGAATTTGGGTGCTACATTTTCTGGCTTGTCCAATTTATGACACCTTAGTGAGACTTGATTTCCAGAAAATGGAAAGCGTCTGAATATTAGGCCTCTTTTAGATGTCTCTAGTTGGGAAGCCAAAAATGGAAGtacccaaaatcattagtcacttatGAAGATTTAGACTATCGATTTTAATTACAGGACAAGTGCTGTGACACACTGCATCAGTATTTATCTCCGACAACAAGAACTGATGTGAAAAACACTACCAGAGTACTACGATAGGTGTCACAGGAGTGTGTTATTTTCCTTTTACTACCAACAAAACTCCCAGAACCCTGGCACTTTCCAGAGCACCAGTCAAATGACTGATCAGGAGGGAATTTCAGTATGTTTACAGACTCCAAAGAGCAAACATTAATAGGAGCAAGCAATGAGACCATTCTGTGATATGTGCAGTAAGATCTTTATTTATAGTACTTGTTCTTTGAACAGAAAGGGCCTGATTAACGGTAGCcctgtcatttacaccagtgcaaggtgggtgtaaaatgctactgaATCAGAATAGTTGCATTTTGCATGCATTTTGCATTGTTGTTGGGACCACACAAGGGGCAAGGTGCTGTAGAATTAGACTCATAATAGCTGAGTGCCCacttttttctccctctctgtcTCGGTGATACAAACACCATGGTAGCATGTACAAAATTCCAAGTGGCATTATTTCTGGCCTAAATAGGACCAGGTTCTTCATCCCTTCCCTTGTTTTTATGCTGCTTTCCTAAGTGGGGCTATTCCCCTTCCAAGCTGGACTAAACTTCATTACGTTGATtgattttacatttatttattcttaGGAACTGGCTGCAAGCCAGAGCTTCTGAAATGAGCAATTATGGCTCAGGTCACCTCTGTGAGGGAACTCTGTCAGATTCCTTTTTCATAGCATCTCCTCTCTATTGTTCAAGGAAAGGCGGGGCAGGGTTTGCAGCAGCAGAAAGGGCTCCATCCCACAAACCTGCTACTCTCTGGGGATCTACTGGAAGGAAGGGCCATTGGGCACTGAGCTTTCTACATTTGGTCTGGGACTCCCTGCcttggctttcagcttcaaagtAGCAACACAGCTCCAATGGAGCCTCTCCTATGGGACTTCCTTGCTGGCTGCTACTCCAGGACGTCCCCTTCCCAGAGGACATTTCAAGGCAATGGAATGCACATGCACTGAAGTTCACACTGATTCATTTTTTTGTGAGGAATCTGCACGATACTCGGCCTTATGCAAGCTGGGGGTCACGTGAACACAACAGCTTTTAAGCCATGCCTCCTGCTGCCAGGCATGTCCCTAGCAAACCCTTACACTAGACTGCTTAACTGTCTGCTTCAGGCAGTTTTATGGCTGCTTTCTGCTGCCAATGTGGTGCAAAGGGGCTGTATCCAGAACGAGGTTCTGGCCCTCTCTCTATTCCATCCACTGGCATTACCACTGATAAGCCTCCACCTAGTCTATGCAGGATTTAAGGTACAAAATCTCTATTCAAACAACAATTCCAGTGAGGTCACTACATTTTACTGCAAGGGAAATGTGAAGGGTTATTATAACCAACTGAAACATAGGCGCGGGAACTATGGGTGTGAGGGGTGCTGTAGCACCCCTGGGCTCCCGGCTGCTAGCCCAGTGTCTGGGGACTCCGCTGCCGGCCCTGCACCCaggatcccagctgctggccccacaaCCAGGGTCTCGGCTGTTGGCCCCACACTCAGGtcccggccacccagctctgctgccaCCCTGCTCCTGGGGTctgctgccactctgcacccGGGGCTTTGCTCCGAGCctcagctggggatggggggttggacgggggctggggggctggctttcagcacccccactattaaaaatgttccagcgcCACTGAACTCTGAAGTGAATGGAGGATTAACATAACTCTTTGCTTTAGCACATGACAAAGAACACATGTCATATAGTATTAGTATCTGTAGTGTTTCAGGCCAAAAGGTAGACAACCATCTATCTTCTAGTCATGAAAAGTAATTTTTCATTGGCAGTAAATGATTCTGTTCTATTAAAACTGGTTACCTGTTCCAACAAAATTATGGAACAAAAATATTGTTACTAATATTTTtaagaagaaagaaaaactgaGTATCTTATCTAAAAGGAATATTTGATATTCTCACTAtatacagtaataataataatttaaaatagccAAAATTCTAAAGCCtgtgtgcctaaagttaggctcttaaaCCCATATTAGACATCTAACTAAAATCTTTCCATGTAGGTGCCAAAATGTGGCTTTAGGAGACACCTCGGTTTGAAATTTGTAACCAACATTTAGAACTCATAGAGCACTTTATGTTTTCAAAGTGCTACATAAGTATTAACCACACCCCTCTGTGGTAGGTAAATATTTGTTATCCTGCCCATTTTCCAGACAGGCAAATTGTTTGCCAAAGCTTAAATGGGAATTAGTGACAGACTTGGGATTATTACAATTAGGAGCTCCCTGGCTTTTACTTCTGTGTTCACGTGCTCAGCTTGCTAGACCATAGTTTCTTCAAGGACTGAGTTTACACTATAAAAAATGTGGATTCTTTTTCAaatgaatcatttaaaaaggaaattgGAGTATTTGAAATTGTAGCCATACACTTCGCTCTGCATGTGGCTGAGTATTCATCACCCTTTCACTAATTCCATTAAATACCATATTAACCCCTTCATTCCTGAATTCTTTAGAACTaagtgcaaaaaacaaaaaaaacaaaattaactgcTGCCCCCCACAAAAAACACCACATTGGTGGTGACTTCCAAGAACGAAAAGCTTTTAAAAGCCCCTGGTTTTAAAACATGCTTATCAAATTTGGATTAGAGCCAGTGAGAACTCAGCAGTCACATTACTGGGAGTCACTTCCTTTAAGATGAGTTTTCTCTTTCCACAGAAAAAAATCTCCCTGATTTTGCATGTGCTATAAAACATTTTGAATTCTCTTTGTGACTCCTGGTCCTCTAGTAGTTCAAAGGACTGTTCCGACTTATCTGAAGACATGGTCAAATGCTATGTCTAAACTACGTGGGAGGTTGACCTACGCTATataactccagctatgtgaataatgtatcTGGAGCCAaagtaccttaggtcgagttaccgcgGGAGGttgacaggagaaactctcccattgacttaccttactcttcttgtcggGGGTaaagtacaggggtcgactggagagcgatctgctgtcgatttggtgGGCATAGACCCACAAAATCGACCGCCAGTGGATTGATCTCAGAGCATcaatcccagctgtagtgtagacctgcccaaagaGTTAGTTAAGAGTTGATCAGGTTTTGTTCTTTCAAAACCAAACCTGAAACAAGCGTGGTTCAGAGCTACCTTTGCGGAAAGGACATATATATTTCATTAACATAGCTCCATTATGTACGTAGATGTTACATCTGCATGGACTGTAATACATGAAAAGGGCCATTGTCATATTTGTTCATATGCATCAATATAAGATTCCATGTATGGCATGTCCAGTAAATAATCCACATGCTACTTATGTAGCATTCACATAAAAGTTACAAACCTAGATCCAGATTTAAATTTTGCAGCTGGCCTTATCTTGACAGTGAGTTGAACCAAAATGCTAGGTCAAACCACCCCCAACCTTTGGGAGATGAAGGGAATGAGTGTAgaggcccattgacttcattcaGCTGCCTAGCCCCACTGGCTTACTCTCACTCGTGAACAGCATGGTTGCTGCAGGAGCCATACTTATAGGGGTTTCCGCTAGAGTGATTGTCCCCAAAGCCCACTGATGGGGCTATGTAATGGGTTGTGCTCTGTCCTAGCCGTGGCACGCCCTCTGTGGGTAGTGTCCTGTCCGTTGTCTGCCCTGCTGTTTGTCTGTTTGGGACCCGCTTTGCTCCCTGGCTTGCGGAgtcctcttctggacacagccctccGGCTGTGCCCCACTCGGGTCTCTCCCCTGTCGGGGGTATCCAGAGTCCTCAGTCTGCACCTGCCCTTATGGCCCACTACAGCCCCAGAgtctaaccctctgcctcagGGGCAAGCCACAGTCTGTATCGGGCCACACTCCTCCACAGCCAGGTGCTGTGTAAGTggtgggggggacccaggcctgtcCACTACTCTGTGTCCTGGCCCAGGAGTCCCTATGGCAGCAGCCATGtcctcccctccttctcccctctaCTGCTTGCACTCCTTGGGCCACTTCTCCTTTGGCCCTTGGACCTTCTCAGCCCTTCTagtcaggggctgcagcctggcaggtcACAGGCAGGagccctctctctgctcccctgagcctgcccagcactgctctgtccaaggtgttacctccttacctcaggagccagtccttctcccttgCTAGTCAGGGAGAGACTGCTCTCTCCTTtgctaggcagcctttatatagggcccaaGTGGCCTCTTTCtttgccctgattggctctccacaGGCCTTTGCTGACTGTCTGCTGGTCTGCACAGCCTCTCTGGCCTATTCCAGCCCTTTCTCTCATGGAGTGGGGCAGCCTCTCCACTACAGGCTAAAAGTCCAGAGGGGAAAGTagtgtaagggtacgtctacacgacccgccggatcagcgggtggtgatcaatctatcggggatcgatttatcacatctagtgcagacgcaataaatcgatccccaatcgctctgccatcgacttctgtactccaccatggcgagaggcggaagtggagtcgacgggggaatgGCGGCAGTCACCTCGCATCCTCATGGCGCGGGGTTAAGTCAActtaagatacgtcaacttcggCTACGCTAtccttgtagctgaagttgcttatcTTAGGCTgacccccaccacagcccccgtgtagaccaagcctaagttaATTCAGGCTGTACTCATTGCACAGCTTCCCCTCActggtttggagagtgggagaaTCTAGAAAAGTCAACCATCTCATCCacactccctcctccacaccccccgCCAGCTCTGTGGAAGTGGAACCTCCTGACTCAGAGGTTTCATTGGgtggagggaaagaaaagaacacTCCAAGAATTAGAGCTTTCTGTCTGCTGACATGGAGAAGAATATGGACCATTAGGCAGGGAGGTTAGGAGAATTGTCCAAAGCCAGAGAGAGAGTCAATGCCAGTATTCAGGATTTCCAGGCTCTCAGGTCTGTCCTTTGACCATTAAACAATGGCTCTTGCTCCTGCAAATGTTGAGCATGCAAAactgccactgaagttaatgagagttttaCGTGTGCAACAATTGCAAGAATGAACTCTTCCATTGCTTCCTATTCAGTGTACACTGTTAACTTTTCTACTTGAGGTATGTAGATAACTAATTGTATGCAATTTTCTCCGTAGGTCTTTCACTTCTGCTTTCCTCTTTTCCATTGAAGTTCAAGTGACCATTGGTTTTGGGGGCAGAATGATGACAGAGGAATGTCCCATGGCCATCACTGTCCTGATTCTGCAGAACATTGTAGGTTTGATTATCAATGCCGTCATGCTGGGCTGCATATTTATGAAAACTGCCCAGGCTCACAGAAGGGCAGAGACCTTGATTTTCAGCCGGCATGCGGTGATTGCCGTTCGGAATGGCAGACTTTGCTTCATGTTCAGAGTGGGAGACCTGAGGAAAAGCATGATCATCAGTGCCTCGGTGAGAATACAGGTAGTGAAGAAAACGACTACGCCTGAAGGGGAGATCATCCCTATACATCAGCAAGACATCCCGGTGGATAACCCTATTGAAAGCAATAACATTTTCCTGGTGGCTCCTTTGATCATTTGCCATGTCATAGACAAGCGGAGTCCTCTCTATGATATCTCTGCTAGTGACCTTGTCAACCAAGATTTAGAACTTATAGTGGTACTTGAAGGAGTAGTAGAAACCACTGGCATCACCACACAAGCAAGAACATCTTACATAGCAGAGGAGATCCTGTGGGGCCACCGCTTTGTGCCCATCGTAACAGAAGAGGAAGGCGTGTACGCGGTTGATTATTCCAAGTTTGGCAACACAATCAAGGTAGCAGCTCCGCGGTGCAGCGCTAGGGAGCTGGATGAAAAGCCTTCCATTCTCATCCAGACTCTTCAGAAGAGTGAGCTGTCTCATCAAAACTCTCTGCGGAAACGCAATTCCATGAGGCGGAACAATTCCATGAGGCGGAACAACTCCATGAGGAGGAACAACTCTTCTCTCATTGTGCCCAAAGTACAGTTTATAACGCCCGAGGGGAATCAGAGTGTGTGTGAAACATGATATACAACCTCACATGAGGCAGAGTCTCTGATAAAGGTTGAGAggccaaaaatgtttttaaagaaacagaTGCAATATAGAACTGTACTGGAGCTATTTATTCTTTTACTTAATGAAAGCATCACATAACAGCAGTAGGAAACACTATAGCACTAGGCATATTAATTAATGAATAATGACACTCAGAGTAAATGAAGCATGATTCACTCATGTAATGTATTTTGTATTAATATGTGTTTTAGTGGCATGTTAGATTTCCTTGATAGGAAAAAAATCTATCTGATGCTTTTCTACAGACTGTCATAAAAtgtgttttactttttacttCTGGATTACGCACTGTCAGACAGTGGGCTGATTTTCAATAGCACTGTGCATCTAGTAGCTTCCAATTATTTATGTGGGATGTATGGATTTAAGGTTAATAGATTCATTGATtccaaaggccagaaaggacttcTCTGATCATATAGTCTGTCCTCCTATATATCATagaccatagaacttctccaaaatatttCTTAGTGCACATcagatcttgattttaaaattgccactcCTGGAGGATCtaccatgacctttggtaaattgtcccaatgattaattaccctgactgttaaaaaaatatgccttatttcccatctgaatttgtctagcttcagcttccagccactggatcttgttatacctttgtctgctagactgaagagcccattatcataTATTTGTTCCCCTTGTAAGTAATTATAAACtttaatcaaatcaccccttaaccttctccttgataagctaaatagattgagctccttgagtctatcaccatgagacatgttttctaatcctttaatcattcttgtggctcttctctgaaccaatttatcaacatccttcttaaattgtgggcatcagaactggacacagtattgcagcagcagtcactgcagtgccaaatacagagataaaataacctctctactcctaatCAAgatcccctgtttatgcatccaaggatcac
Proteins encoded:
- the KCNJ8 gene encoding ATP-sensitive inward rectifier potassium channel 8 produces the protein MLARKSIIPEEYVLARIAAENLRKPRIRDQPRKARFIAKSGACNLAHKNIREQGRFLQDIFTTLVDLKWRHTLVIFTMSFLCSWLLFAMIWWLVAFAHGDMYASTENCTSSTKWTPCVTCVRSFTSAFLFSIEVQVTIGFGGRMMTEECPMAITVLILQNIVGLIINAVMLGCIFMKTAQAHRRAETLIFSRHAVIAVRNGRLCFMFRVGDLRKSMIISASVRIQVVKKTTTPEGEIIPIHQQDIPVDNPIESNNIFLVAPLIICHVIDKRSPLYDISASDLVNQDLELIVVLEGVVETTGITTQARTSYIAEEILWGHRFVPIVTEEEGVYAVDYSKFGNTIKVAAPRCSARELDEKPSILIQTLQKSELSHQNSLRKRNSMRRNNSMRRNNSMRRNNSSLIVPKVQFITPEGNQSVCET